A genomic region of Plasmodium cynomolgi strain B DNA, chromosome 5, whole genome shotgun sequence contains the following coding sequences:
- a CDS encoding SNF2 family protein (putative), whose amino-acid sequence MYQDILNSKENDDHSSMDCGGTPLKNGKTMEIYDIKSVEKMEPGETNDSTNGNGASTNGNGTSTNGNEAFTNGNDASSEQTRNIIKNYLIETIKNDVKHVKLKNKEIILLQLIIEPYILRRSKKHVFIDMPKKHSIIIKLPLNTTQLNLYKDEIMSKMQHTHKHLEFLQKHSNKKELEKLAVIFEKKDIKRDRIFRASSDGDGDDDGDDHRDDHGDDHGDDHGGDDGDDRGDDEGDEESGATPSGSSRAGELAGGPATEAASGGTSNSDSADCRGKADHAGGGAASEAAPAEQPNDYDDEDDKIDEETINIEKAEENKDSNIIINKREDEPVDNEVLKNSSKEVRGKMINASIFILRRICNHPLLHKYYYSVEDIKKISKYFYANTDQYLDLDLKTVENEFMKISDFDIHLSIKHLISQGDDNLNRYLISKDHILNSSKIHHMISLIKEIRKKKEKVLIFSQFTTFLDIIEEALLYEFIYDEQDFSDHLQCVSKGGQGGKGGHVDAKGHLNGQDNAGENGEADQAGEADNGMEASDADGANGADGANDADGANGADGANDADGADEARQNNSGKEDEPNSDFNKNDKDLYLSSSTTSTSSFTSDRKGNSQIYVRLDGSTNTIERQKIIKRFSKNDNVFIFLLSTKAGGVGLNLIAANHVILMDQDWNPHNDRQAEDRVHRLGQKNEVYIYRLCCKNTIEETILRVSYGVASLRG is encoded by the exons atgtaCCAGGATATTCTAAACAGTAAAGAGAATGACGATCATAGTAGCATGGACTGTGGTGGCACCCCTCTCAAGAATGGCAAAACTATGGAGATATACGACATCAAGTCGGTGGAAAAGATGGAGCCGGGGGAGACGAATGACTCCACGAATGGGAATGGAGCCTCCACAAATGGGAATGGAACCTCCACAAATGGGAATGAAGCCTTCACAAATGGGAACGATGCCTCCTCAGAACAAACCAGAAATATCATAAAGAATTACCTCATCGAAACGATAAAAAACGATGTGAAGCATGTCAAGTTGAAAAACAAGGAAATCATTTTACTGCAGCTCATTATTGAGCCATACATATTGAGGAGGTCCAAAAAACACGTCTTTATAGACATGCCTAAGAAGCATAGCATAATTATTAAGCTGCCTCTGAACACCACGCAGCTGAACCTGTACAAGGATGAAATAATGTCAAAGATGCAGCACACGCATAAGCACCTGGAGTTTTTGCAGAAGCACTCGAATAAGAAGGAGCTCGAGAAGCTTGCAGTGATTTTCGAGAAGAAGGATATCAAGCGGGACAGGATTTTCCGCGCGAGCAGTGACGGGGATGGCGACGATGATGGGGACGATCATAGGGACGATCATGGCGACGATCATGGCGACGATCATGGCGGCGATGATGGGGACGATCGTGGCGACGATGAAGGTGACGAGGAGTCGGGCGCCACCCCAAGTGGGAGCAGCCGCGCGGGGGAGCTTGCGGGCGGGCCGGCCACGGAAGCGGCGAGTGGTGGAACTTCGAATTCGGATAGTGCGGACTGCCGCGGTAAGGCAGATCACGCGGGTGGCGGAGCGGCAAGTGAGGCTGCCCCAGCGGAACAGCCCAACGACTACGACGACGAAGACGACAAAATTGACGAAGAAACCATCAACATAGAAAAGGCAGAAGAAAACAAAGACAGCAACatcataattaataaaagggAAGATGAACCGGTGGACAACGAAGTTCTTAAGAACAGCAGCAAAGAAGTTAGAGGGAAAATGATAAATGCAtcgattttcattttaaggCGAATATGTAACCACCCACTGCTACACAAGTACTACTACTCCGTtgaggacataaaaaaaatatccaaatATTTCTACGCCAACACGGATCAGTATCTCGACTTGGACTTGAAGACAGTCGAAAATGAATTCATGAAAATATCAGACTTTGATATTCACCTCTCCATTAAGCATTTAATATCACAAGGAGATGACAATCTAAACAGGTACCTAATTTCAAAGGACCACATATTGAACAGTAGCAAAATACATCACATGATTTCTTTGATTAAGGagataaggaagaaaaaggaaaaggtgctcattttttctcagtTCACTACCTTTCTTGATATTATTGAGGAGGCACTACTctatgaatttatttacgaCGAGCAGGACTTTTCGGACCACCTGCAGTGCGTCAGTAAGGGCGGGCAAGGCGGGAAAGGCGGCCACGTAGACGCGAAGGGGCACCTAAACGGGCAGGACAACGCGGGTGAAAACGGAGAAGCAGATCAAGCGGGGGAAGCGGACAATGGGATGGAGGCAAGCGATGCAGACGGAGCCAACGGTGCGGACGGAGCCAACGATGCGGACGGAGCCAACGGTGCGGACGGAGCCAACGATGCGGACGGAGCGGACGAAGCGCGCCAAAACAACTCCGGTAAGGAGGACGAACCCAACAGCGactttaacaaaaatgacaaggACCTGTACCTGTCGTCCTCCACCACGTCCACATCCTCGTTCACGTCCGACCGAAAGGGAAACAGCCAAATATACGTCCGCCTAGATGGGTCCACGAACACCATAGAGAGgcagaaaattataaagcGCTTTTCCAAGAATGATAacgtttttatattcctcCTGTCGACCAAGGCGGGTGGCGTTGGGTTGAACTTGATCGCGGCCAACCACGTAATACTGATGGATCAG GACTGGAATCCCCACAACGACAGGCAGGCGGAGGATAGAGTTCACCGATTAG gacaaaaaaacgaagtgtACATTTACCGATTGTGCTGCAAGAACACCATCGAGGAGACCATACTTAGGGTTAGTTATGGAGTTGCGTCGTTGCGTGGTTGA
- a CDS encoding RAD protein (Pv-fam-e;~putative) codes for MVYSKERRSWVHVLYVVPLFLICTVSLSPNEAMQVGTLAGTYPFRCARSLSEMSLLLNDSIFGDNEQTNENNYTSGNGHIVMNQEGPADGEMNTKDNWAELKNLTWLELQNGNGLGEKHHGGDDQQQRSWANEQQRSWANEQQRSWVNEQQRNSANEQESNSANEQQINWMDLIHLKWDDEGHRKLEDEKSNGRSQKRRLDLSDGDEFDGSDRDEFDLYDGDEFDGSDRDELDGSDRDELAWSDEEKDKKPYPRQRYGAYPQQSYGAYPKQSYGAYPQQSYGGSPQQSYGAPPQQRREAYPRRYGWADYPNWKNRVLERYKRRLPYGCNIYDISKELTDEQILNMQEDLFFRISKRKAFIFYFYYGIYLERKYYNMVNYLSKWFADAAKANNLSDAYKLECWEECIVQLMYDLEYIQMTCEKLFSNFVSKRRKKNMWTVSFENLLYRFRKIACTSIAFNKDKWSSILTHRLNSYLANENREDSTQRR; via the exons ATGGTTTACTCGAAGGAGCGTCGTTCGTGGGTGCACGTTTTATATGTTGTGCCCCTTTTCCTGATTTGTACTGTATCACTG agcCCAAATGAGGCAATGCAGGTGGGGACCTTGGCAGGGACATACCCGTTTAGGTGTGCAAGAAGTTTGTCCGAGATGTCTCTCTTATTGAATGATTCTATATTCGGGGATAACGAGCAAACGAATGAGAATAACTACACTTCCGGAAATGGGCACATTGTCATGAACCAGGAAGGGCCCGCAGATGGGGAGATGAACACAAAGGATAATTGGGCGGAGTTGAAGAATCTCACCTGGTTGGAGCTTCAGAATGGGAACGGGTTGGGTGAGAAGCACCATGGTGGGGACGATCAGCAGCAACGCAGCTGGGCCAACGAGCAGCAACGCAGCTGGGCCAACGAGCAGCAACGCAGCTGGGTCAACGAGCAGCAACGCAACTCGGCCAACGAGCAGGAAAGCAACTCGGCCAACGAGCAGCAAATTAATTGGATGGACCTGATTCATCTTAAATGGGACGATGAGGGACATCGGAAATTGGAGGATGAGAAAAGCAATGGCAGGTCTCAAAAGCGGCGGCTTGACTTGTCTGATGGGGATGAGTTTGACGGGTCCGATCGGGATGAGTTTGACTTGTATGATGGGGATGAGTTTGACGGGTCCGATCGGGATGAGCTTGACGGATCCGATCGGGATGAGCTTGCCTGGTCCGATGAGGAAAAAGATAAGAAGCCCTACCCCAGGCAACGTTATGGAGCTTACCCCCAACAGAGTTACGGAGCCTACCCCAAACAGAGTTATGGAGCCTACCCCCAACAGAGTTATGGAGGCTCTCCCCAACAGAGTTATGGAGCCCCCCCCCAACAAAGACGTGAAGCCTACCCAAGGCGATACGGCTGGGCCGATTACCCCAATTGGAAGAACCGTGTCCTAGAAAGGTACAAGAGAAGACTTCCATACGGTTGCAATATTTATGACATTTCGAAAGAACTCACAGacgaacaaattttaaacatgcaagaggatttattttttagaataagtaaaagaaaagcatttattttttatttctactaTGGAATATATTTAGAAAGGAAATACTACAACATGGTGAACTACCTTAGCAAATGGTTTGCCGATGCAGCAAAAGCAAATAATTTATCAGATGCTTACAAGTTAGAATGTTGGGAAGAATGCATCGTACAGCTTATGTACGACTTGGAATATATTCAAATGACatgtgaaaaattatttagcaattttgtttctaaaaggagaaaaaaaaatatgtggacTGTATCATTTGAAAATCTTTTATATCGTTTTCGCAAGATAGCATGTACAAGTATTGCGTTTAACAAGGATAAGTGGAGTAGTATTTTGACTCATAGGTTGAATAGTTACTTGGCGAATGAAAATAGGGAGGATAGTACTCAACGGAGATAA
- a CDS encoding hypothetical protein (putative): MVVKTGPPKWPPIGLKMVSKWPQNGLQKATKWPPNEKTANVACDAFHVTFHAPSRNERACGTNEGTPSEEQFYKDALVPLNYLKQKHTKQLFIFGNSMGGAVALETASRHQKDIYGVIVENPFLSIKKMSEQNYPFLNFFLLSFEILIRSKMDNTEKIKRIHVPLLINTSERDEMVPPEHSRILFELCPSKYKFRYISKKGTHNNIIKVDDGSYHASLKKFVQTAINIRERNAEPQAVPPLPAAA, encoded by the exons ATGGTGGTGAAAACGGGCCCCCCAAAATGGCCTCCAATTGGCCTCAAAATGGTCTCCAAATGGCCTCAAAATGGTCTCCAAAAGGCCACCAAATGGCCACCAAATGAGAAAACTGCGAATGTCGCTTGCGACGCGTTCCACGTAACTTTCCACGCGCCATCTCGCAACGAAAGGGC CTGCGGAACGAACGAAGGAACTCCGTCTGAGGAGCAGTTTTACAAGGATGCCCTGGTGCCCCTCAACTACTTGAAGCAGAAACATACCAAGCAATTGTTCATTTTCGgaaa CTCTATGGGAGGCGCAGTGGCCCTCGAAACGGCATCGAGGCACCAAAAGGAC ATTTACGGTGTGATCGTAGAAAACCCATTTCTCAGCATTAAGAAAATGTCGGAGCAGAattacccctttttaaatttcttcctcttgagttttgaaattttgattagaagcaaaatggacaatacagagaaaataaaaagaatacaCGTCCCTCTGTTGATTAACACATCGGAAAGG GACGAAATGGTCCCCCCTGAACACTCGAGGATATTATTTGAG ctCTGCCCGAGCAAGTACAAGTTTAGGTACATCTCGAAGAAAGGGACGCACAACAACATAATAAAGGTCGACGACGGTTCGTATCACGCTTCGTTAAAGAAGTTCGTCCAGACAGCAATCAATATACGTGAGAGGAATGCAGAACCACAGGCAGTGCCACCCCTCCCAGCAGCGGCGTAG